CTCATGGAGTTCTGGGGAGAAAGTCCCTCTCTTAAGCACTGATGTGAATGCTATTAGGCAAGGATGAGAGTTGGCTGCACAAACTCTAGTGGCTAAAAGCCAGGTGGGTTAGGGGTGGGGTTACAGGTCAGAGGGGGTTGGTTCAGAGGGTAAAGGGGTCAGAGGGGTGGGAAGATTTTGAGGGGGTGCGGGGTGAAGACTTACGCAGCGTTGTGGGCCCTCCCCCGCGCGGGGCCGCCGCGGCCCTTACCCTTGTGCAGTACGGCGTTGGCCGGCTTGTTCCCCGCCAGCGACTCCTTGGAGAGGTGCTGGTGGCTCTCAGCCAGGCACTCGGCCTCGGCGAAGCGGGCGTGGAGGGCCATGGCGGGGTGCGCCGGCTCCTGTGATAGGTTCAGGTAGGCCGCCCGCCGAAGCTGCTCCTCTATCACCAGCGCCTGCTCCAggagctgagggggagggggagaggagtgaGTGCAGGGTCTGCCAGCAGTGGGTGAGTGGACAGTGGGCCAGACTGGAGACCACACTGCTCACTGCTGACCCAGGGCATCCCCACTCCACACCAATACCGACCCTAGCACCAACCCCGATCCAGACCACAGTCACAGACCCAAGCTTACACCCCAGTCTGGGCCTCAAGCATCACCACCACCTCAAGGTGTTAACCTTCCCTACAGTCCAACCAGAGGGGGCCCACCTCTCACCCAAGCCCGTCTTCAACACTGTTCCTTTTGTTCCTCATGCCCACCTTGAATCTCCGGGCCAGAAACTTATTTTTCATCTCCAGAAAGTTCCCCTTATTGGCTTCAGTTTTAAATGGCTCATTGATAATGGCAAACTGagcatcattctggatgtcctgcCACCGTGCATAGCCATGGCTGCCAATGAAGGAAGACGACCATCAAGGAATTTAACAGGAATGGCCTGGGCTTGATCTCCCCAAAGGGTGGCACTGTGCCCCCTTCTCTGGGTGTGGACTCCTCTTCCCTGTAACTCCCCTCTCTCTAGGTTGTAAGaaccttttttttcttgtatttgtatCAAAGGATACAGAACAATCCCAGCCAGAAGCCAATAGTCATGTCTTCGGTGCCAGATTTCATTGAGTTTCCCCGAGGAAATAGCTGCCCGTTCCTCATTCTGCCACAGTGTGTGAAGCTCTGAAAAGAGGATGGAAGATAGATGAGGCATCAGGAATTTTCAAACCACATCCAACCCAACAAACAGGTAGAGATGAGGGAACTGAATAGTGGTGGAGGACGCTAAGGGCTCTTTATGAGGGACAGGTCAAGGTTAGAGTAGGGTTAAAATAGATGGTTAAAAAAGTAGTTACAAACAAGGTTCAAGTTAGAATTAAGAATAAAGgtagagcccagccagcatggctcagtagtcgAGCGttaacctacgaaccaggaggtcagggtttgattcctggtcagggcacatggccagggtggggcatgcaggaggcagccgatcaatgattctctcccatcattgatgtttctctctctccctctccctttctcgctgaaatcaataaaaaaaaaaaaaagtaataaataaataaataaataaaggtagaATTAAAGACAACTTTAGAGTTAAgagtacagacagtccttgggttacacTGGACTAGACTTAggttgtttcgtggttacgtcgccatctcccatttacttatataaaaaaaaagattctgtaattttgatgtatgtacatatgtgctttatgttttttattatttatttaccacaaggtcaggaattgttatctttgttttaatttttttttactgtttcacttcatcaCTGCGGTGTATGTGTTCCCTGTGAGTGACGTatgtgcttatgtaggtgggttccgactgaCGCGAAAATCGTGTTACGTCGCGCCGTAGGAACGGAGctccgacgtaacctgaggaccacTGTACACTTAAGAAGGACTGAGGGCAAGGAGTAGAGACAGTGTGTATCATTTCATTGGCAATTACTTGGAATTAAGGCCTCAGGCAAAAAGAGAGACCCCATGAGGATGAGCACATCCCAGTGAAAAATAGGTGGCAGTAAGCGACACCCACCCACCTGTAAAGCCGCCATCTGCAATATTGAACATGAACCGTGgcttctctgccttctcctcacGTCGCCCATTGGATCGTGGCTCGTCTCGGGGCCCAGACCGAAGCTCCCGGCCGCCTTTCACATCTTCTGCTAGGGCAGATGGGACAGAGCTCACACCTGAGGAGTCTCCTTCCAGACCCCATGACTACCCCCTGTGCTCTGCTGGAACTGGGAATAGCAACCCACCCAGGTGCCAGGCATTTGGTCCCCCAGACTCCACCTCCCCTGATTCCCTCTGGTTCCCAAGTGTCCAGTCCTTCCACCCATTACCTCTCTTGCCCAAATCCCCTGTTTCCCCCTCTGGCCTCTCCCTGTGTTCCTGTCCATCCAAcggcttctcctcccccctctctcctggcGTCGACTctgtggctgtgggagggggtaagggacaggaagggagaatGTCACCCTCATTCCCTGAACCCAGAAGAGGGAACCCCCAAATTCTAAGCCCATCCCCCCTAAGTCCATGCACCCACCTGACTTCTCTCTGTCCCCCCGGTACCCAGGTTCAGGCTCCATCTCTCCAGCCACCCCTGGCTCCTCGTCCTCCAGAGGAATCTTCCTTGACTCCGGCCGTTCCCCGAGCGatagggctgggctgggggcatcAGCCTGGGAGACAATGAGTCTGGATGAACTGAGGGTTCCCAGACACCTGACCTTCAAGAccccccttccttctccttagAGGAGCCAGGTCGCCACACACCTCTGTCTCCATCTTCTCCCCAATTTTGCTATTCTTCTCTGGCTTCTCCTCCTGGTTTTCAGCTTCATCCTTCTCAAGTGGCGTCCTTACGCCATCTCCTTTCTCACTGGGAGCTGGAGTAGCTACAGGGGGAAGGCAGAGTGAAGAAGGCAGAAACTCCCCACCTTGACCCCAATCCCTCTGTGTCTGGCCCCACCCGATACCGGCCTCATCTCCATCTCTCCAGCTATGCTGCCCCATTACCAGGCTTAGAGGTGCAGGGGCTGTTGGCAGCAGAAGCCTCGGGGGTGGTGGGAGACGTTTTGGTGGGAGAGGAGGCTCTGGAGGAGCGCTTGGAGTCAGCACTGGGGTCAGGCATCAGCTCAGGCATCGACCAGCGCCCATTGATGTGCTCAAACTCTTGtacctgaggggagagggagtgtcACAGACACAGGATCTGCTTCAGGCAATGGACACCAAGGAGCTCCAGTCCCCCGTCTCATCTTGAACCAGCCTGAGTCTGGAACTCAGGGACGCAAGACAGAGGAAGGACAGGGGCCAGGCAGCCAGCTTGGCCCTTTTGGTGAGGAGAAGACtgtaccttattttttaaaataattctttattgttgaaagtattacatatgtccctctctccccccattgatcccctccaacCTGCCCCAGACCCAGGCCCTAACCGCCCCACTGTCTGTGTGCATGGGCCATGTGATACCTTCTTCTTGACGAGAGACATGACTCCAATGCGGGTCAATACTTGCTGGCGACTCAGGCCCTCCCGAGGGACCCCGTCGGCAAATGTTTCAGAGCCGTCTGCCCCGGGCTCACAGAGATGGCGCATGAACAAAGACACGTAGGCCCTAAGAACCATGGGGATTGAAGGTGGGTTAGAAGAGCCTTAAGAAGGACAGGGGTTACAGAACCCCTGAACCCTAAATTCCTCAGGTGCCTCCGGGGGTCCTCCTGAGCCTCTCCAAATCCTAAACCCCCATCTGCCCCTCCCCTtgttcttccactctctctttggCTTTGGTACTTCATTCCTAGGCCCCATCAGTCAGCTCCTCATCCTTTTCACCAGCTCCCCTGCCCGGCTAATGGCCAAATAAATGTGAGGCAAGGACAGTCTAGGAGAGGCTCCTCTCGTAACCACCTCTCCCATGGGGGAAAAAGCCCGGCCTCTCTACTCTCAGCTCGTCTGAGGGAAGGTGGGTCAGGCTAAGCCCACCTCCCAGGAAACCGAGCTAGGACTGTTGTACGGCAGGGAGCGTGATGGTCAGCTGAGTAAGATCACATCATATGgggccaagaggaaggagcacacACCCAAAGCTCTTACCCTTTCACCCAACTCGGTCCCGTATCACCCACACTCACTTGAACTCTTTCTCAGTCTTGCCCCTTAGGTCTCGCACCAGCCACTGAGTGGTGAAGGCATCCTGCGGCGGCATCCCCCAGCGCATCACGGCATTGAGGAAAGCCTTCCGCTGACGGGTGTTGAACCCCAACACCtagggagaggagggagcgggAGATGACGTCCAGGCTTCTCATTTCTTGGTCCTTTCTCCCTCAGTGACTCAATTTCCGaccccagctttcattctctccTTAGGGAACTCCGGGGCGCCCGGGCCCAGCTCTCACCTCAATGTTGCCCCCAACGCGAGCCAGCAGTGGAGGCAGTGGCTTATCTTTTTCATTCCGGAGCTGCCTCTTTGACTGTCGACGCCCTGGACAGGGATGACCCCAGCAAGTAGATCCATTACTTCTTCCACCCCCAGTCCTGCCAACACCCCATTCCCACAAGATAAAGAACTCGGGGAAGGCCTGTGACATGTCTGAGGCATTTCTAATTTTCTTCCAAGCACTTTCAGAACTACTAACTCAGTAGTTCTAAAAGAATCAAGTCATATTGAAAAATTACTATTAAATATTTGATGCAAGCAAGAttactgatgggaatgtaaaatgatgcaaccTTTCTTTATCTTTCATTTAGGCATCTAAGCTTGTGTGGTTATATACTCCGAATTTTAACAGTGGTGAGGTTAgggatatttctttctttctgctcatCTGTaatctttactttttcttaaaaaaaaaaaaaaaagggcatttatttatataaaaactggGCTTAAAGGACAATAGGAAGTGAAATGAGAAGAGATGTGGTAGAAAGTCAGGAAAGTAGATGCCACCTTCAGGACGCTCATCAAagtcttcatcctcctcctctgATCCCACCGAGTATTCTGACTGGTTATCTGCAAGGGGAAAGGCCTCAGTGTCAGCGATGGCTCCCTGGACAAGCCCTTTCCTCCTGGATGCCTCCTGGGGATGCTGGATGACGTCCGCAGTCTGACTTCAAAGCCATATATCCTGAACCATGTCCACACACCTTGTCTCTGACCCCTCCTGAATCCTGGGTAACCCACTTTAAACAAGGACTCCTGGGTGTCCATAGGaaccctccaccaccaccaaataGTTTAGATCACTCGCGAATCCACCTGGCCTCTGGGTAGCTCCTACTGATCCCTCCTAATCCCTTTCCCCTTTAAGAAAGAAGGCCCAGCTTCCAGGCCTCTCTCTTTCCTGGAATGCCCCAGCCTCAGGCCCCTCCTCTTCTCAGTTcctgcacggggggggggggggggggggggggggtcctcaccTTGGTCCTCTTGAGCAGCATCGTTGTAGTTGACTTGCTTGCGAACCCGCTTGCCCTTGCCGAGGTTCCGGGCTAGGTCTTCCTGCTGCTGCTCATAGTGATGCCTCAGCAGCTTTTCCCAGTAGTCAGGGTCCACGTTCTCCTCCTGCTTGATGATCTCCCGTTCGATCTCCTCAATCTGAACAGCAGGAGAATGAACGCTGGTGGCTTCCCGCTTCACCCAGTCCTTCTCCCTCCTGCCGCCTAGATCTCAGCTCTGCATACATTTTCCGGACATCGCACGTTTTCCTGTTCCTTATCTCTTACCTTCAGTACGCTCCTCCTCGTTATTTCCCTCTCGAAACTTCTCCTCTAGTGCCCTCTGCGTCCCCCCTGCTCTGACGCAGAAAGCACCCTTCCGTGTGTACCAGTGCAGTGCTTTCTGTGCCTAAGTCTTTCTCCACAGTCCAGTTTGACCCAGACCAAGCAGTTGTTTGTGGCTCACTACTGCTCTTTGCTGGGCACTAAGATAAAAGATCAGATAAAAAACAAGAGGAAAGGGATCCTCCTACTTTGAGGTCCAGTAAAGGAAACCGCCCCTCAGAGTTGGCCTGGGATAGACAGTCCCTACCTCGCCCCAGCCTCTCACCTTGTCTTCCTCCCGCACCACATACTGGGCCACCTTGAAGGAACTGAGATATTCGTTCATATTCTGCACGTCAGTGTCTTCGGTTGCATCCTGGTTTCGGTCCAACAGCCGAGCAATGGCCTCATTGTCATAGTGAATCACGCTGCTGTCCTCCTCCTTGTTCTCCCCTGGTGGACATGGGGAACAAGAGGGAACTCTTGAGTTCCAACCAAAGTCTCGGGCAGAACTTTAAAAAGATCCAAGGAAAGCATTCCACTCTGCTTCCCTTCCACAGGAGCTCTGGAGAAGGCCCTTTCCCTGGAAGTCAATGTAGTGATTTGTTGTTTTCAAGCCTACATGAAAGGAAAGGGGCCAACTTTCTCCACAGACTGAACAGAACAGTTTTTCTCCAAGGGTTTCAGAAGAGAAGTGCTCACGGGAGAGCAGGGGCCAGTTTGAAGAAGTTGCAAAAGAAGTTCTCACCCTCGTTCTCATCCTTAAATAGTTCCTCAGTGCCAAATTTGAGGATGTCATCCAGCTCCTGCTTGGACATGGAGCCCGCCttggagcccagcccagggcgcACTACCAGGTGGGTCAGCATCATCTTTCTCTTGGCCACTTGTGTGATCCGCTCTTCCACTGATGCACGAGTCACAAACCGGTAAATCATTACTTTGTTGGCCTGGCCGATTCGATGAGCGCGGCTAAAGGCCTGCAGGAGTGGGAGAAAGTGAGCACGGGCCAGGGGAGTGGCAGAGGAAATGCCATCAACATGTTCCGGAAAGGAGACCGGCAAGGAAGAGTCTTCTATCTGTCCCCccagaggttttttttgttttgttttgttttttttgttaatcaatttcattgatttttagggagagtaggagagggaaggacacagagaaaaatcaatgtgagagaaacacatcgatttgttgcctcctgcaagagcccgactagggcccgggccggggaggagcctgcaaccaaggtacgtgaccttgactggaatcgaacccgggaccctttggtctgcaggccgacgttctatccactgagccaaactggctaggggccCCCAGAGGTTTATTTCTGACCCCAGAACATGACACCCTCCTCCATGAACCAAAGCCTCCTTGCCAAATGGTGCAGAAGCTCTAGGAGGCGAGTTCTCACCTGGATGTCATTATGAGGGTTCCAGTCAGAATCGAAGATGATGACAGTGTCTGCCGTGGCCAGATTGATGCCCAAGCCCCCAGCTCGGGTGGACAGGAGGAAGCAGAATTGTTGGGCCCCAGGAGCTAAGAGGAGTGAATCAGGAGATAAGGCTTTTCTTGTAGCCAGCAATTCAGTCTACCTGTTCCTAGATATTCCCTGACTACAAACAACCATGTCCCCAACTCAAAAGCCCAAGGGGCTTATATCCTCCCAGAAgaggcccctcccagcccagggaccTATGCCCTGGTTTCTCAGGCCTCCCGCAGTGGGACCAAGGCATCTATCTCCCCGCTTACCGTTGAATCTATCAATGGCCTCCTGCCTCAGGGCACCAGTGATGCCACCATCGATGCGCTCATACTTGTAGCCTTCGTAGTCTAAGAAATCCTCTAGCAAGTCTAACATTTTGGTCATCTAGAGCAGGGAAAAGAAGAGCCCAGAATGAGGAGGTAGTGGGGTGTGCCCTGGCTGTTCTGACTATCCCTTTACTTTCCCTCAACCCCAATCTTTACCCTTGTCTCCCTGCACTCCTAAGCTCCCCTGGTGCTGCTTCCCCCAGGCCCCTCTCATTCCACATTCTTGTCATAATTTCTTCTTGATTTCAGATCATTTCTCCTAAGGCAGAGACTCTTCTCTGAGACCCACGAAAAGTTttcaaagaaatctataaatccCCTAAAAACCTGTATACAACTGTTTAATTGTGCAGCTTTTCTGGAGAGTGGACCCATAGCTTTCATAAGATTTCCAAAAGgtctgcctctcctcccctctccaatAAGGTTAACAAATAGAAATAGCTACCAGCCCCCCAGAGACCTCCTTGAAGAGGCAGATGGTTCACCCTCCCATTCTCTCCATGAGGCTTAAAATAAATTGACTACAATTTCCAAAGAACAGGGACCAGGGTCCAAGAGGAACTTAGCTATACCAGAAACTTAAGGGTGAATCTCCTAATCTCTCATCCCATGGCAGGCACAGGAAGGAGGCAAGGGATTAGTCGGATGGTGGGAATGAAGCGCAGGGCTGGGTCACCTGTGAGAAGATGAGCACTCTGTGTCCTTGCTCCTTTAGCTTCCGCAGCATCTTCTGCAGCAGCATGAGCTTCCCAGACGACTTAATAAGGGCCCCACCCTCATAAGCCCCACTGGGGAGTTTTGGGGACTCCTggacaagagggagaaaggaggagaggatAAGGAAACATACCCCTATATTCTAACTGTGCCTAGGAAAGCTAGAAGCCCAAATCCAGCCTCCACACCTTTAAAATTCCTACTCCTCTCAGAAATCCAGTCCCAGCTTCAGCCCTGTGCTCAACACCTCCCACTGTTAGAAAGCCAGGCATGTACTAATCAGTTCCCAGCTCGTGTATCTACCATAGCAGCCACAGGAAAGAGGTATGGATGGTTGCAGCACTTCTTAAGATCCATCATGATGTTAAGCAGTGACACCTGGTTCCCACCGCCTCGTGAATTCAAGGCCTCAAAATTTCGAGTCAGGATATACTTGTAGTATTTCCTGAAGACCGGGGTTGAGGGTAGAGAAGAAACACAATACAATAAATGATTATGATGTTGCACTTGATCACCAACTCTTGGAAAGCTGCCAACAAACGCCCAACCCCGGGCCCAGGTAACCCGCCTTGCATCTCACTTCTGCATGGGGCTCAGCTCCACTCGAACGATGAGCTCTGTCTTGGCTGGCATGTTCTTAAAGACGTCAGCCTTGAGCCTCCGAAGCATATGTGGCCCCAGCAAATCATGCAGTTTTTTAATCTGGTCTTCTTTGGATATGTCTGCaaactcctccaggaagccctccaggtTGCTAGTAGCCAGGAGGAGATGTGAACAGCTGTCAGGTTCTTTGCCTCTGAACTCAAGCTCTATTCTTCACTTCAGATGAACCCTCCACCCACTTGTTTTAGCCCCCCCCGCCCTCTCATTTCTGCAGACTACCCTAAGCAGCTACTTACTTAAACCTTTCTGGGGTGAGGAAGTTCAGCAGGTGAAAAAGCTCTTCCAGATTATTTTGCAATGGAGTCCCTGTTAGCAGTAATTTATGATCTATCTTGTAGCCATTGAGGACCCTGAAAAACTAGAAAATGGGACAAGAAGACAGGAGAAAGGGCCCATCAGTGGCAAATGGTTGGCCCACAGTATCAACCTTTTCCTGCCTCCagcttccatttcctccaggaTCAGAGGCTCCAAGTCCCTAGCCCTCACCCTCTTCCACCCTGGACTTCTCCCAGAGGTTCTCCGGCATCTTGCCTCCTGGACTACAGAGGAGCCCCTGGTACTTAGTATTTTAGGGTTAAGGCAAGTCGGAGTCCACACCTCAAGCTTCTGAGGCCTGAGCGTCGCACTCACCTTGGACTGGTTGTTCTTGAGTCGATGGGCCTCATCCACCACGAGGCAGGCCCAGCGGATGGAGCCAAGTGCTGCCTGATCAATGGTGATCAACTCATACGATGTCAGGAGAACATGGAACTTCACCTGTGCCTCCCTCTGCCAACACAACATTATCCATTCGGCTGCCACCCGACACCCCAGCCCCTAGACCCCCATTTTCTACCGGGGCACCCTGTCCTGACCATGACTGCCAAAGGGACTCGGTTATCCTGTCCTCCAACTTTGGCTCCATGCAGGGATCACTGAACATGGCCCCCAAACTTGCACCACATGTCCAGTATGGACAGATCCATGTACACCCCTGGGAGTACCTACTACATCTCCAGGGCAGGAATGCAGAGAGGTGAGGGTGGGTAAAGGAGGAAGACGCTGGGTGAGGAATAAAGAAACTGAAATCCTGTTGGGGTAAAGAAATGACAGATTTGAGGTCTAAGAGGATATGAAGCAGAGGGGCTTACCTTCATCTTAAAGGCTTTCTTGCCGCCTTTGATGGCATTATCTTCAAAGGAAAACTCATTCTCACGAATGATGGCCCGGCTGTCCTTGTCACCCGTGTATGTCACCACATAAAACTTGGGTGCCCACATCTGGAACTCCCGCTCCCAATTGATGATGGTAGAGAGCGGGGCACTCACCAGGAAGGGACCCTTTGTGTGGCCCTGGGAGTAGAGGGTAGGGGGGACCATTAGTAGGTTGTATACCCCAGTCCCCTGCCTGTCACaccgcgcccccccgccccgcctccatCCTCCATTCCCTCATTCCCCAGGCCAGGCTAGGCCTCGGCCTGGCTTCCCCCTCAGGAGCCCCAGAATTCAGCACCTCCTTATAGAGTGAGTAGAGGAAGACGATGGTTTGTATGGTCTTGCCCAGCCCCATCTCATCAGCCAGAATGGTGTCGGTGCCCTGGGCCCATGAGAAACGTAGCCAATTCAACCCTTCCAGCTGATACATGTGCAGTGTGCCTCCAGTGGCTGTGATAAACCGTGGCTGAGTCTCATATTTCACTGTAGGCTGTAGAGTTAAGAAGTCAAAAAGCTCAAGGAAACTGTCAGCTGTCTTGgtctcctcctctgccctcctccctggcACTGGTACCAAGTTGGGTCACAATTCCCTTTACCACAGCCAGCGCTCGTGGAAGTTCTAGTCTTTAGTCCCTCCCCCTCGTTCCTTAAAACAACACCCAGCAGCACTGCGGGGAAGGACGCTGGTGGAAGGGTCCTATGTGCTTCTGTCTCTAgcggctctctctctcttatgCCAAAATCCCTAGCCACTCCTGGGGCAAGGCTGAATATTGAAGAAAGAGCTACTATTCAAAGAAGCTGTTGAAACTCTGGGAAGTTCCGTCAGTAGCCTCTGGGAAATGTTCAATCACCATGGCCCCAGAAACGAGAGGAAAGCCGTGAGAGGACTTACGTCGTTAGTAGGAGAATTGGGAGGCCCATCAccctgcagctccttcttcttcttcttatacTTCCGGGGCTGGGCGGGGTCCTCTCCCATAATTAGTTCTCTGGGAAAAGAGTGGGTCCTGAGTGAGGCCTGGTTCTTGGTACCCCCCCTCTTCGGAACTCATTCCAGACCTATCTCCCACTTCCCATAATCTACGTATTCTCCCAGGCTTTGTACCCTCACCCTTAGAGTTCACCTCTACAGCTAACTCTCCGTACCCCTGAGCACCCTCTTTCTCATTGCTCAGGCTAAATCATATTTCTGTTCCACACACTGCCTCTTCACCAACCCCACCCCAAACAACCTAACCCAGGTTCCCAATGTCCTAAATTCTAGATAGGTCTGTCCCTCCCTACTGTACCTCATTTTATGCTAAAGGTTTAGCTTTTATGCCTCTATCCTCGGACTCCCTCTAACTCATGACATAGCTCCCTTACCGGTGTCTCCAGTAGCTTTGCTTATGGTCTTCATATTCGGGGATATTCATTTCATCTTCCTCCCACGTGGACTGGTCATATGGCAAGTCCCTCCATTTTACTAAATAGTGGTAATTTCCCTTTTTATCCACACTGTGGGACAGGAGGAGAAAAATAATATGGATCACAAGTaggaaaaaatcataataaacaCAATTATCAGCGAACATGCATAATTTGTCACTGAATCCACAATGTTGGCCACTAAAAGGGAATTCAGAATGGCTGAAATACTACCTTAACTTTTTCAGAATGGCTTCCTAAAAATCAACTACCAAAGAGCACCCCTGGGGCCCTCGCtagtttggcgcagtggatagagcgtcggccttggGACGGACGGggctcaggttcaattccggtcgaagacacatgccttggttgcaggctagatcctggccctgggtggggaatgtatgggaggcaaccaactgatgtgtctctctcacatcgatgtttctctttgtctctcccttcccgtctactctctctatatatcaatgggaaaaatattctcgagtgaggattaacaaaaaacacacaaacccgCCCCTGGGCTTCAATATCACTTGTCCATCCAATCAGTATTTACTAAGCATctactctatgccaggcactggtgAGTCAGGGGTGAACAGAAGAGACAAATGATTCTATTCTCATGGAGCTCATATTCTGCTGGGGAAGGcaacaatgaaacagaaaaataaattatagcacTAGGCAGTAATAAGCACTATGAAGAAAGAAATACTAAAAGCACTGTATTTAGTAGAAATactaaaaacatgtttttcatgTTTTGCTTTCATGCCCTGATCCCCAGACGCACGTGTCATTTCCTGTGCTATTAGAGATTAAAGGAAGCAATGGCAAAAAGTCAGTGCTGGCTGGGCTTTCCCCCTGGAGTCTTTCATCCCCATAGAGGAAACAAGGCCAgaagggctggggctgcagcaggagtTATTCAGATAGGTCAATTATTTGGTTAATTAACAAATGCTAACATGCGGCCATACTTCCAACAAGAAGGGCGGCACATCCCAGAGCCAAGGCCTTCCCAGGGACCGAGAATTCACCTGTGGTTGATGATACGGTGGACCGTCATCCACTCTGGCTTGATGCCAAAACGATAATATTTCTCCTCCATCTCAGCGTAGTGCGGATCTTTCACCTTGCGCTTGTCACTCTTCCCATCATCCTCACCAGAGCCATAGTCCAGGGGTGGGGGCTCATCCATGTCATTCTTCCGTTGGTAGTTTCGGTACATTACCAAGTGGAAGATTTCCAGCTgatggggcacagaggatggtgGGGAAGAGACAACCCTACCATCCCAGGGAAcaaaggggagaaggaagacgCCACCAGGGGAAGCGCATGGAAAGGGGAGCGATGAGAGAGATGGGATGCGACACACAAATTAAAGCGAAAGCAGGAGAATACAATGAAGCAGAACAGAGTCGGGATGTGTGTGGGGATGTAATAAGCAAAGGAGGCAGGGAGTAGGTTTATTAAGATCGAGACTATAGCCCGGCCAGcgggctcagtggtttagcatcgactatgaaccaggaggtcacggtttgattcccggtctggacatatgcctgggttgcgggctcagtccccagtctagggcatgcaggaggcagctgatcgatgattctttctcaccactgatgttctgtctgtctctctctccctttcccttcctctctgaaaccaataaaaacattttaaaaaaattgagaatatAGGTAAAACATGGTTAAAGTTAGATAAGAAATGGGATTAAGGAAGACTATGTTATAACTGAGGGAAGAAATCTAATAAAAACTGAGAGAAATGCcaaaaccggtgtggctcagtggattgagcgttggcctgcggactgaagggtcccaggttcgattccggtcaagggcatgtaccttggttgcgggcatatccccagtggggggtgtgcaggaggcagctgatcgatgtttctctctcatcgatgtttttaactctctatccctctcccgtcctctccgtaaaaaatcaataaaatatatttaaaaaaaaaaaactgagagaAAGGACTAGAGACCAAGAACACCACATTTTCAAACTAAGAAAGTAGGTATGGTGTGAGGGCCTAAGGCTTGATGTGAGGGAAAGCAAAATCTG
The genomic region above belongs to Myotis daubentonii chromosome 16, mMyoDau2.1, whole genome shotgun sequence and contains:
- the CHD3 gene encoding chromodomain-helicase-DNA-binding protein 3 isoform X8; the protein is MASPLRDEEEEEEEMVVSEEEEEEEDEGDEEEEEVEAADEDDEDDDEGILGRGPGHDRGRDRDRHSPPACHLFPPPPPPPPPPPPDKDDIRLLPSALGVKKRKRGPKKQKENKPGKPRKRKKLDSEEEFGSERDEYREKSESGGSEYGTGPGRKRRRKHREKKEKKTKRRKKGEGDGGPKPGVSQQVEQKSSATLLLTWGLEDVEHVFSEEDYHTLTNYKAFSQFMRPLIAKKNPKIPMSKMMTILGAKWREFSANNPFKGSAAAVAAAAAAAAAAVAEQVSAAVSSATPIAPSGSPALPLPPAADIQPPPIRRAKTKEGKGPGHKRRSKSPRVPDGRKKLRGKKMTPLKIKLGLLGGKRKKGSYVFQSDEGPEPEAEESDLDSGSVHSASGRPDGPVRTKKLKRGRPGRKKKKVLGCPAVAGEEEVDGYETDHQDYCEVCQQGGEIILCDTCPRAYHLVCLDPELDRAPEGKWSCPHCEKEGVQWEAKEEEEEYEEEGEEEGEKEEEDDHMEYCRVCKDGGELLCCDACISSYHIHCLNPPLPDIPNGEWLCPRCTCPMLKGRVQKILHWRWGEPPVAVPAPPQVDGNPDAPPPRPLQGRSEREFFVKWVGLSYWHCSWAKELQLEIFHLVMYRNYQRKNDMDEPPPLDYGSGEDDGKSDKRKVKDPHYAEMEEKYYRFGIKPEWMTVHRIINHSVDKKGNYHYLVKWRDLPYDQSTWEEDEMNIPEYEDHKQSYWRHRELIMGEDPAQPRKYKKKKKELQGDGPPNSPTNDPTVKYETQPRFITATGGTLHMYQLEGLNWLRFSWAQGTDTILADEMGLGKTIQTIVFLYSLYKEGHTKGPFLVSAPLSTIINWEREFQMWAPKFYVVTYTGDKDSRAIIRENEFSFEDNAIKGGKKAFKMKREAQVKFHVLLTSYELITIDQAALGSIRWACLVVDEAHRLKNNQSKFFRVLNGYKIDHKLLLTGTPLQNNLEELFHLLNFLTPERFNNLEGFLEEFADISKEDQIKKLHDLLGPHMLRRLKADVFKNMPAKTELIVRVELSPMQKKYYKYILTRNFEALNSRGGGNQVSLLNIMMDLKKCCNHPYLFPVAAMESPKLPSGAYEGGALIKSSGKLMLLQKMLRKLKEQGHRVLIFSQMTKMLDLLEDFLDYEGYKYERIDGGITGALRQEAIDRFNAPGAQQFCFLLSTRAGGLGINLATADTVIIFDSDWNPHNDIQAFSRAHRIGQANKVMIYRFVTRASVEERITQVAKRKMMLTHLVVRPGLGSKAGSMSKQELDDILKFGTEELFKDENEGENKEEDSSVIHYDNEAIARLLDRNQDATEDTDVQNMNEYLSSFKVAQYVVREEDKIEEIEREIIKQEENVDPDYWEKLLRHHYEQQQEDLARNLGKGKRVRKQVNYNDAAQEDQDNQSEYSVGSEEEDEDFDERPEGRRQSKRQLRNEKDKPLPPLLARVGGNIEVLGFNTRQRKAFLNAVMRWGMPPQDAFTTQWLVRDLRGKTEKEFKAYVSLFMRHLCEPGADGSETFADGVPREGLSRQQVLTRIGVMSLVKKKVQEFEHINGRWSMPELMPDPSADSKRSSRASSPTKTSPTTPEASAANSPCTSKPATPAPSEKGDGVRTPLEKDEAENQEEKPEKNSKIGEKMETEADAPSPALSLGERPESRKIPLEDEEPGVAGEMEPEPGYRGDREKSEDVKGGRELRSGPRDEPRSNGRREEKAEKPRFMFNIADGGFTELHTLWQNEERAAISSGKLNEIWHRRHDYWLLAGIVLHGYARWQDIQNDAQFAIINEPFKTEANKGNFLEMKNKFLARRFKLLEQALVIEEQLRRAAYLNLSQEPAHPAMALHARFAEAECLAESHQHLSKESLAGNKPANAVLHKGKGRGGPARGRAHNAASEPAGGVAERHEGRRDPPAGHAVSNTPHRSPPSDVRAQHPQPAGQQGHGASPHTGLSPGSLRHTPGVRGGLQLRSRRGSGRRRRQLQPDACRVLHHSRHQRPSSAGEEGEGNGGGISVRRAGPEGAPSRGGDLYRRLTGSQACPSPRPRARGRPPAQTLGSAANPPPSPPAGPPLG